One genomic window of Haloarchaeobius salinus includes the following:
- a CDS encoding creatininase family protein codes for MQLTDATWTDVRDADADVAFLPVGSTEQHGPHAPLGTDAMSAAEIAARAADAAADDPLVAPVVPVGIAEEHRQFDGTLWVSEDTFRAYVRETIESLAHHGVEYVVVVNGHGGNTAAVREVCARVTRDGTAYAVPFTWFDTVDDDLLDGLGHGGPVETSVVAAIDSDLVHADRFDEAAAGAGDGFGDWIAGVNVAYDFSEFAESGNVGDPSAASAERGEAVLDDAAEKLLALVDGIKQRSV; via the coding sequence ATGCAGCTCACCGACGCCACGTGGACTGACGTTCGCGACGCCGACGCCGACGTCGCCTTCCTCCCTGTCGGCAGCACCGAACAGCACGGGCCACACGCACCGCTGGGAACCGACGCGATGAGCGCCGCCGAGATCGCGGCACGAGCGGCCGACGCCGCCGCCGATGACCCGCTCGTCGCCCCGGTCGTCCCCGTGGGGATCGCCGAGGAGCACCGCCAGTTCGACGGCACGCTCTGGGTCAGCGAGGACACGTTCCGGGCGTACGTTCGCGAGACCATCGAGAGCCTCGCCCACCACGGCGTCGAGTACGTCGTCGTCGTCAACGGTCACGGCGGGAACACCGCCGCGGTGCGGGAGGTCTGTGCGCGGGTCACCCGTGACGGGACGGCCTACGCGGTGCCGTTCACGTGGTTCGACACCGTCGACGACGACCTGCTCGACGGGCTGGGCCACGGCGGCCCCGTCGAGACGAGCGTCGTCGCAGCCATCGACAGCGACCTCGTGCACGCGGACCGGTTCGACGAGGCCGCAGCGGGCGCTGGCGACGGCTTCGGCGACTGGATTGCAGGCGTGAACGTCGCCTACGACTTCAGCGAGTTCGCCGAGAGTGGCAACGTCGGCGACCCGAGCGCGGCCAGCGCCGAGCGTGGCGAGGCCGTGTTGGACGACGCCGCGGAGAAACTGCTGGCGCTGGTCGACGGCATCAAGCAGCGGTCGGTGTAG
- a CDS encoding DUF5790 family protein, whose amino-acid sequence MSQSTLNDDELFGEAASEMREDVEESLAEAWDELPDPDDIWETDADNVLGVLNGLRSALDVGDAEDHLRDAKKWFTMGQRADAFDDADDLEEEIEELEGVIEDIAAAGDQVGDLTSTIPGLRSTLEEAAGDDDEDDEDEE is encoded by the coding sequence ATGAGCCAGTCCACCCTGAACGACGACGAACTGTTCGGCGAGGCGGCCAGCGAGATGCGCGAGGACGTCGAGGAGTCGCTCGCGGAGGCGTGGGACGAACTGCCCGACCCGGACGATATCTGGGAGACGGACGCCGACAACGTGCTGGGCGTGCTAAACGGCCTGCGCTCCGCGCTGGACGTGGGCGACGCCGAGGACCACCTGCGAGACGCGAAGAAGTGGTTCACGATGGGCCAGCGCGCCGACGCCTTCGACGACGCCGACGACCTCGAGGAGGAGATCGAGGAGCTGGAGGGCGTCATCGAGGACATCGCCGCCGCCGGCGACCAGGTCGGCGACCTCACCTCCACGATTCCGGGCCTCCGGAGCACGCTGGAGGAGGCCGCCGGTGACGACGACGAAGACGACGAAGACGAGGAGTAG